In Streptomyces sp. P9-A4, a single window of DNA contains:
- a CDS encoding dienelactone hydrolase family protein yields the protein MHTETLRIPMPDGEADAFVAFPEGGGRRPGVLLYPDAIGLRPAIEAIARELAGHGYYVLAPNLYYRHGPAPVVELPEYLSAEARPGLFARLMPFVEALTTERVLRDADAYLGFLASRPEVDAGPVAVTGYCMGAVLALRTAAAHPDRVAAVAGFHPGTLVTDGPDSPHLLAPKVTAEVHFGLAVNDLSPEACGKLGRTLETAGVRHTLEVYPDTVHGFTMADTDAFSASGTRRHWERLLPLLDRALKNG from the coding sequence ATGCACACCGAGACGCTGCGGATTCCCATGCCCGACGGCGAGGCCGACGCCTTCGTCGCCTTCCCCGAAGGCGGCGGGCGCCGGCCCGGGGTGCTGCTGTACCCGGACGCCATCGGTCTGCGGCCGGCGATCGAGGCCATCGCCCGTGAACTGGCCGGGCACGGGTACTACGTGCTCGCCCCCAACCTCTACTACCGGCACGGTCCGGCGCCGGTGGTCGAGCTTCCCGAGTACCTCTCGGCGGAGGCCAGGCCCGGATTGTTCGCCCGGCTGATGCCGTTCGTCGAGGCGCTCACCACCGAGCGCGTCCTGCGCGACGCCGACGCCTACCTCGGGTTCCTCGCCTCGCGGCCCGAGGTCGACGCCGGCCCGGTCGCCGTGACCGGCTACTGCATGGGCGCCGTCCTCGCGCTGCGCACGGCGGCGGCGCACCCCGACCGGGTGGCCGCCGTCGCCGGGTTCCACCCCGGCACCCTGGTGACCGACGGACCCGACAGCCCGCACCTGCTCGCCCCGAAGGTGACCGCCGAGGTGCACTTCGGTCTCGCGGTGAACGACCTGTCGCCCGAAGCCTGCGGGAAGCTCGGGCGGACCCTGGAGACCGCGGGGGTACGCCACACCCTTGAGGTCTACCCCGACACCGTCCACGGTTTCACCATGGCCGACACCGACGCGTTCAGCGCCTCCGGGACGCGGCGCCACTGGGAGCGGCTGCTCCCGCTGCTCGACCGCGCCCTGAAGAACGGCTGA
- a CDS encoding NAD(P)/FAD-dependent oxidoreductase, with product MDPLASLRDAAPTPFWLDDPRRPQPAPALVGGTTCDLLVVGGGYTGLWTALRAKERDPNADVVLVEADEIGGAASGRNGGFCEASLTHGLENGIQRWPDEIGLLERLGRENLQGMQDTLERYGIDCDWERTGSFAVATEPHQVEWLAEGVEASARYGGNAVFLDADAMRAEINSPTFLAGLWNKDDVAMVNPARLAWGLKQACLGLGVRIHERTPATSLEEQGAVVTVGTPYGRITAGRVALATNAFPSLLRRHRPYTVPVYDYALMTEPLSEEQLAAVGWKNRQGFADSANHFHYVRLSADNRILWGGYDAIYNYRGRVRAEHDRRPETFATLARHFFTTFPQLEGIRFTHSWGGAIDTSTRFCVFFDTSHRGKVAYAAGFTGLGVGATRFGADVMLDLLSGESTERTGLELVRRKPLPFPPEPIRSVGINITTWAMTRADHNQGRRNLWLRTLDRFGLGFDS from the coding sequence ATGGACCCCCTCGCCTCGCTCCGGGACGCCGCCCCCACCCCGTTCTGGCTCGACGACCCCCGCCGCCCACAGCCCGCCCCCGCCCTCGTCGGCGGCACCACCTGCGACCTCCTGGTGGTCGGCGGCGGCTACACCGGACTGTGGACCGCGCTCCGCGCCAAGGAGCGCGACCCCAACGCCGATGTGGTCCTCGTCGAGGCGGACGAGATCGGCGGCGCCGCCTCCGGCCGCAACGGAGGATTCTGTGAGGCGAGCCTCACCCATGGCCTCGAGAACGGCATCCAGCGCTGGCCCGACGAGATCGGCCTCCTGGAGCGGCTCGGCCGCGAGAACCTCCAGGGCATGCAGGACACCCTGGAGCGGTACGGCATCGACTGCGACTGGGAGCGCACCGGCTCCTTCGCCGTGGCCACCGAGCCCCACCAGGTCGAATGGCTCGCGGAGGGAGTCGAGGCCTCCGCCCGCTACGGCGGCAACGCGGTGTTCCTCGACGCCGACGCCATGCGCGCCGAGATCAACTCCCCGACCTTCCTCGCCGGCCTGTGGAACAAGGACGACGTGGCCATGGTCAACCCGGCCCGGCTCGCCTGGGGCCTCAAGCAGGCCTGCCTCGGCCTCGGCGTCCGCATCCACGAACGCACCCCCGCGACCTCGCTCGAAGAGCAGGGTGCCGTGGTCACCGTCGGCACCCCCTACGGCCGGATCACCGCCGGCCGCGTCGCGCTCGCCACCAACGCGTTCCCCTCCCTGCTCCGGCGCCACCGCCCGTACACGGTGCCCGTGTACGACTACGCGCTGATGACCGAGCCGCTCTCCGAGGAGCAGCTCGCCGCCGTGGGCTGGAAGAACCGCCAGGGCTTCGCGGACAGCGCCAACCACTTCCACTACGTGCGGCTCTCCGCCGACAACCGCATCCTGTGGGGCGGCTACGACGCGATCTACAACTACCGGGGCCGGGTCCGTGCCGAGCACGACCGGCGGCCCGAGACGTTCGCCACGCTCGCGCGGCACTTCTTCACGACCTTCCCGCAGCTCGAAGGCATCCGATTCACCCATTCCTGGGGCGGAGCCATTGATACGAGTACACGCTTCTGTGTCTTCTTTGACACGAGTCACCGCGGCAAGGTCGCCTACGCGGCGGGGTTCACCGGCCTCGGCGTCGGCGCCACGCGCTTCGGCGCGGACGTGATGCTCGACCTGCTGTCCGGCGAGAGCACCGAGCGGACCGGACTGGAACTCGTACGACGCAAGCCCCTGCCGTTCCCGCCCGAGCCGATCCGCTCGGTCGGGATCAACATCACCACCTGGGCCATGACCCGCGCCGACCACAACCAGGGCCGACGCAACCTCTGGCTGCGCACCCTCGACCGCTTCGGTCTCGGCTTCGACAGCTGA
- a CDS encoding PaaX family transcriptional regulator gives MIPPAPEQGPESGPETAGRGVPPRPQSLMLSFFGIHVLGTGTALSSASVIDAFARVEVGEDAVRSTLTRMVGRGLLARHRRGRRMYFSLTARAAQVLADGQERVRRTGAVNDDWDGTWTLVGFSLPESWRRERHDLRSRLVWAGFGPVQSGLWVAPGRVEVAPIAAELGLGDRIKAFHGEVAAPTEAGPLLRTAFDIDAIAGEYQDFLARWGEGATPAEARDDLGRLLLLHTDWLDLVRRDPHLPAEHLPADWPAVGAEALFRELSGRYEPGARRIAEEILDRWEPPEEPEPPEGSGKRKKSVEPGV, from the coding sequence GTGATCCCTCCCGCCCCGGAACAGGGACCCGAATCCGGCCCGGAGACGGCCGGACGCGGAGTCCCTCCCCGCCCCCAGTCCCTGATGCTGAGCTTCTTCGGCATTCATGTCCTCGGCACCGGCACCGCCCTGTCCTCGGCGAGCGTCATCGACGCCTTCGCCAGGGTCGAGGTGGGTGAGGACGCCGTCCGCTCGACCCTCACGCGCATGGTCGGCCGAGGCCTGCTGGCCCGGCACCGGCGCGGCCGCAGGATGTACTTCTCGCTCACCGCCCGCGCCGCCCAGGTCCTCGCCGACGGCCAGGAGAGGGTCCGGCGCACGGGCGCCGTGAACGACGACTGGGACGGCACCTGGACCCTGGTCGGCTTCTCGCTGCCCGAATCCTGGCGCCGGGAACGCCACGACCTGCGCTCTCGCCTCGTCTGGGCGGGCTTCGGGCCCGTGCAGAGCGGCCTCTGGGTCGCACCCGGCCGCGTCGAGGTCGCCCCCATCGCCGCGGAACTCGGGCTCGGCGACCGTATCAAGGCCTTCCATGGCGAGGTCGCCGCGCCCACCGAGGCGGGACCCCTGCTCCGTACCGCCTTCGACATCGACGCCATCGCCGGGGAGTACCAGGACTTCCTGGCGCGCTGGGGCGAGGGCGCCACCCCCGCCGAGGCCCGGGACGACCTGGGCCGGCTGCTCCTGCTGCACACCGACTGGCTCGACCTGGTCCGGCGCGACCCGCACCTGCCGGCCGAGCACCTGCCCGCCGACTGGCCGGCGGTGGGCGCGGAGGCGCTGTTCCGCGAGCTCTCCGGACGCTACGAGCCGGGGGCGCGGCGGATCGCGGAGGAGATCCTCGACCGCTGGGAGCCGCCGGAGGAGCCTGAGCCGCCGGAGGGGTCCGGGAAGCGGAAGAAGTCGGTGGAGCCGGGGGTGTAA
- a CDS encoding SDR family NAD(P)-dependent oxidoreductase, with protein MTDLDLSAHPARVDLTGKVAVVTGSGRGLGLAYARSLAAVGAAVVVNDVDAEAAADAVRLITADGGRAVAEVVPVGSTEAAEALVARAVDSYGRIDAMVTNAGVLRDRVLWKMTDDDFDTVVEVHLRGTFTCVRAAVERMRAQGEGGRIVVAGSPAGQRGNFGQTNYAAAKAGIAAMVRTWAMELAKAGITANAVIPVAATAMTKTIPVFAPHVEALEQEGIAFPDSLRKGEGFGTPEDVAGLVTFLASEASAGITGQCVGIGGDKLALWSHPQEVSVAYADGGWSAEAIAAAWPSTVGRTPETFGIPAPKL; from the coding sequence ATGACTGATCTGGATCTCTCGGCCCACCCCGCCCGCGTGGACCTCACCGGCAAGGTCGCCGTCGTCACCGGCAGCGGCCGCGGACTCGGTCTCGCCTACGCCCGCTCGCTGGCCGCCGTCGGCGCCGCCGTGGTCGTCAACGACGTGGACGCCGAGGCCGCCGCCGACGCCGTGCGCCTGATCACCGCCGACGGCGGCCGCGCCGTCGCCGAGGTCGTGCCGGTCGGCTCCACCGAGGCCGCCGAGGCCCTGGTCGCCCGCGCGGTCGACAGCTACGGCCGCATCGACGCCATGGTCACCAACGCCGGAGTCCTGCGGGACCGGGTGCTCTGGAAGATGACCGACGACGACTTCGACACCGTCGTCGAGGTGCACCTGCGCGGCACCTTCACCTGCGTCCGCGCCGCCGTCGAGCGCATGCGCGCCCAGGGCGAGGGCGGCCGGATCGTGGTCGCCGGCTCCCCGGCCGGCCAGCGCGGCAACTTCGGCCAGACCAACTACGCCGCAGCCAAGGCCGGCATCGCCGCCATGGTGCGCACCTGGGCGATGGAGCTGGCGAAGGCCGGCATCACCGCGAACGCCGTCATCCCGGTGGCCGCGACCGCGATGACCAAGACGATCCCCGTCTTCGCCCCGCACGTCGAGGCCCTGGAGCAGGAGGGCATCGCCTTCCCCGACAGCCTGCGCAAGGGCGAGGGCTTCGGTACGCCCGAGGACGTCGCCGGCCTGGTGACCTTCCTCGCCTCGGAGGCCTCGGCCGGCATCACCGGCCAGTGCGTCGGCATCGGCGGCGACAAGCTCGCCCTGTGGTCGCACCCGCAGGAGGTGTCGGTGGCCTACGCCGACGGGGGCTGGAGCGCGGAGGCCATCGCCGCCGCCTGGCCGTCGACCGTCGGGCGCACCCCCGAGACCTTCGGCATCCCCGCCCCGAAGCTGTGA
- a CDS encoding amidohydrolase family protein — translation MLDLDELVAIDMHTHAEVSEKGGASLSAELDAAAGAYFKAEHRHPTLPEIAAYYRERRMACVVFTVDAESATGTPPVPNEEIAEAALANPDVIIPFAGVDPYKGKAAVRQIRRLVEEFGVKGFKFHPNIQAFHPNDRMAYPLYEAIEEAGAIAVFHTGQTGIGAGAPGGGGIRLKYSNPMDVDDVAADFPGMRIVLAHPSFPWQDEALAVATHKPQVYIDLSGWSPKYFPPQLVRYANTLLKDKVLFGSDYPLLSPDRWLADFADLPIKDEVRPKILKGNAAVLLGLTGH, via the coding sequence ATGCTGGACCTCGACGAGCTCGTCGCCATCGACATGCACACCCACGCCGAGGTGTCCGAGAAGGGCGGGGCGTCGCTCTCCGCCGAGCTCGACGCCGCGGCGGGCGCGTACTTCAAGGCGGAGCACCGCCACCCGACGCTTCCGGAGATCGCCGCGTACTACCGCGAGCGCCGGATGGCGTGCGTGGTCTTCACCGTGGACGCGGAGTCCGCCACCGGCACCCCGCCGGTGCCGAACGAGGAGATCGCCGAGGCGGCCCTCGCCAACCCCGACGTGATCATCCCGTTCGCGGGGGTCGACCCGTACAAGGGGAAGGCGGCGGTCCGTCAGATCCGGCGGCTCGTCGAGGAGTTCGGGGTCAAGGGCTTCAAGTTCCACCCGAACATCCAGGCCTTCCACCCCAACGACCGCATGGCGTACCCGCTGTACGAGGCGATCGAGGAGGCCGGCGCCATCGCGGTCTTCCACACCGGCCAGACGGGAATCGGCGCGGGCGCCCCCGGCGGCGGTGGCATCCGGCTCAAGTACTCCAACCCGATGGACGTGGACGACGTCGCCGCGGACTTCCCCGGGATGCGGATCGTCCTCGCCCATCCGTCGTTCCCGTGGCAGGACGAGGCGCTCGCGGTGGCCACGCACAAGCCCCAGGTGTACATCGACCTGTCCGGCTGGTCCCCGAAGTACTTCCCGCCGCAGCTCGTGCGGTACGCCAACACGCTCCTGAAGGACAAGGTGCTGTTCGGCTCCGACTACCCGCTGCTCTCCCCGGACCGCTGGCTGGCCGACTTCGCCGACCTCCCGATCAAGGACGAGGTCCGGCCGAAGATCCTCAAGGGGAACGCCGCCGTGCTGCTCGGGCTCACCGGACACTGA
- a CDS encoding acyl-CoA synthetase, protein MRNQGIGSWPARRDRRTPRRTALLHDGRSTDYAELHERCTRLAHALRGAGVGRGDRVAYLGPNHPAYLETLFATGLLGAVFVPLNTRLAVPELTHQLADSGSRVLVHAGQPDERITELTGGDATTVETVVAVAAGPGLPYEELLAAASTEPLDEEVGHDDVCLIMYTSGTTGRSKGAVLTHGNIIWNSLNVLVDTDLAGDEVTLVSAPLFHTAALNMSCLPMLLKGGTVLLESAFDPDRVLRLVERHRVTRMFGVPTMYDAMAAAPGWGSTDLTSLRTLLCGGAPVPTRTAHAYLDRGLAFVQGYGMTETAPGALILDRADSLTRAGSAGVPHFFTDVAVLLPSGEEAAPGEKGEVVVAGPNVTPGYWNLPEATAAAFRDGGLFRSGDVATVDEDGYVRLVDRLKDMIISGGENIYPAEVEDALLGHPDVAEAAVIGVPDARWGEVGRAVVVTRAGASVTAEQLIAHLEGRLARYKIPRSVVLAPELPRNATGKLLKGPIRARYGAGQ, encoded by the coding sequence ATGCGCAACCAGGGCATCGGCTCCTGGCCCGCCCGCCGCGACCGCAGGACCCCGCGGCGCACCGCCCTGCTGCACGACGGCCGGTCCACCGACTACGCGGAGCTCCACGAGCGCTGCACCCGGCTCGCGCACGCGCTGCGCGGTGCCGGGGTCGGCCGCGGGGACCGGGTGGCGTACCTGGGCCCGAACCATCCCGCGTATCTGGAGACGCTCTTCGCGACCGGCCTCCTCGGCGCTGTCTTCGTCCCGCTCAACACCCGTCTCGCCGTACCGGAGCTGACCCATCAGCTGGCCGACTCCGGCAGCCGGGTCCTGGTCCACGCCGGACAGCCCGACGAGCGGATCACGGAGCTGACCGGCGGCGACGCGACGACGGTCGAGACCGTCGTCGCCGTGGCGGCGGGGCCGGGTCTGCCGTACGAGGAACTGCTCGCCGCCGCGTCGACGGAGCCGCTCGACGAGGAGGTGGGGCACGACGACGTCTGCCTCATCATGTACACCTCGGGCACCACCGGACGTTCCAAGGGCGCGGTGCTCACCCACGGCAACATCATCTGGAACAGCCTCAACGTCCTCGTGGACACCGATCTCGCGGGCGACGAGGTGACTCTCGTGTCCGCGCCGCTGTTCCATACGGCGGCGCTGAACATGAGCTGCCTCCCCATGCTGCTCAAGGGCGGCACGGTCCTCCTGGAGTCCGCCTTCGACCCGGACCGCGTCCTGCGGCTGGTGGAGCGGCACCGGGTGACCCGTATGTTCGGCGTACCGACGATGTACGACGCGATGGCCGCGGCCCCCGGCTGGGGGAGCACGGACCTGACCAGTCTGCGCACCCTGCTGTGCGGCGGTGCCCCGGTGCCGACCCGCACCGCCCACGCCTATCTGGACCGGGGCCTCGCCTTCGTCCAGGGGTACGGCATGACGGAGACGGCGCCCGGCGCCCTCATCCTGGACCGGGCCGACTCGCTGACCCGGGCCGGCTCGGCGGGCGTGCCGCACTTCTTCACCGATGTGGCCGTTCTCCTGCCCTCGGGCGAGGAGGCGGCGCCCGGCGAGAAGGGCGAGGTCGTCGTCGCGGGGCCGAACGTGACCCCGGGCTACTGGAACCTTCCGGAAGCGACCGCCGCGGCCTTCCGCGACGGGGGGCTCTTCCGGTCGGGCGATGTCGCCACGGTCGACGAGGACGGCTACGTGCGGCTCGTCGACCGCCTCAAGGACATGATCATCTCGGGCGGGGAGAACATCTACCCGGCCGAGGTCGAGGACGCCCTGCTCGGACACCCGGACGTCGCCGAGGCGGCCGTCATCGGCGTGCCGGACGCCCGTTGGGGCGAGGTGGGCCGGGCCGTCGTCGTGACCCGGGCGGGGGCCTCCGTCACCGCCGAGCAGCTGATCGCCCACCTGGAGGGCCGGCTCGCGCGCTACAAGATCCCGCGGAGCGTGGTCCTCGCTCCCGAACTCCCCCGCAACGCCACCGGAAAGCTGCTCAAGGGCCCCATCCGGGCCCGATACGGCGCCGGTCAGTGA
- a CDS encoding MaoC family dehydratase, which produces MSLTVHGIDEIKAQAGADLGHSSWVEIAQPRVDTFADATDDHQWIHVDAERAAAGPFGGTIAHGYLTLSLLIPMWTELLQVEGVSMAVNYGLNKVRFPSPVRVGSKIRTHGRVVSVEDVKGGVEVVVDLTVEIDGVAKPACVAQAVYRFFA; this is translated from the coding sequence ATGTCCCTCACCGTCCACGGCATCGACGAGATCAAGGCCCAGGCCGGAGCCGACCTCGGCCACAGCTCCTGGGTCGAGATCGCCCAGCCCCGGGTCGACACCTTCGCCGACGCCACCGACGACCACCAGTGGATCCACGTCGACGCGGAGCGCGCCGCGGCCGGCCCGTTCGGCGGCACGATCGCCCACGGCTATCTGACGCTCTCGCTGCTCATCCCGATGTGGACCGAGCTGCTCCAGGTCGAGGGCGTGTCCATGGCCGTCAACTACGGCCTCAACAAGGTCCGCTTCCCCTCTCCCGTGCGCGTCGGCTCGAAGATCCGTACGCACGGCCGTGTGGTGTCCGTCGAGGACGTCAAGGGCGGGGTCGAGGTCGTCGTGGACCTGACCGTGGAGATCGACGGCGTCGCCAAGCCGGCGTGCGTGGCGCAGGCGGTGTACCGCTTCTTCGCCTGA
- a CDS encoding TetR/AcrR family transcriptional regulator: protein MSERVVPEGSRQRRRPTKQGAVLSEQLIVDTALRLVAQHGTEALSVRRLGAALGADPSALYRYFRNTDALLLALADELIGRAQEGWTETGDWREDLRSMGLRIHACYLLHPQAAVLAAYRTTGRPHETQAVERILGILRTAGFPDPLAVRIYHAFVDQALAFAAQDAASLALPKAAREADDAVWHAVYGRLSPETHPNVAATFPLLAADMVDSGYPFALELTLGAMAGLLPPGVSDPLRA from the coding sequence ATGTCCGAACGTGTGGTTCCCGAAGGAAGCCGGCAGCGCCGCAGGCCCACCAAGCAGGGCGCCGTCCTCTCCGAGCAGCTGATCGTCGACACGGCGCTGCGCCTGGTCGCCCAGCACGGCACCGAGGCGCTGTCGGTACGGAGGCTGGGCGCCGCGCTCGGTGCCGACCCGAGCGCGCTGTACCGCTATTTCCGCAACACCGACGCCCTGCTCCTCGCCCTCGCGGACGAGCTGATCGGCCGGGCGCAGGAGGGGTGGACGGAGACGGGGGACTGGCGGGAGGACCTGCGCTCGATGGGGCTGCGGATCCACGCCTGCTACCTCTTGCACCCCCAGGCGGCGGTCCTGGCGGCGTACCGCACCACGGGACGCCCGCACGAGACCCAGGCCGTCGAGCGGATCCTCGGCATACTGCGCACGGCGGGCTTCCCGGACCCCCTCGCCGTGCGGATCTACCACGCGTTCGTCGACCAGGCCCTCGCCTTCGCGGCACAGGACGCCGCTTCGCTCGCCCTGCCGAAGGCGGCGAGGGAGGCGGACGACGCGGTGTGGCACGCGGTGTACGGCAGGCTGTCGCCCGAGACCCATCCGAACGTCGCGGCGACCTTCCCGCTGCTCGCGGCGGACATGGTCGACAGCGGCTACCCCTTCGCCCTGGAACTGACGCTGGGCGCGATGGCGGGGCTGCTGCCGCCGGGGGTGTCGGACCCGCTGAGGGCATGA
- a CDS encoding amidohydrolase: MAKADLVFTRGPVFTADPARTRASSLAVVGDRIVAVGHDEVRELIGPSTEVVDLTGKLLVPGFQDAHVHAVFAGVELAECDLTETVGVDDYVNLIRAYAEAHPDRAWITGGGWSMESFEGGLPTRQLLDAVVPDRPVLLSNRDHHGAWANTRALELAGITADTPDPADGRIEREADGTPSGMLQEGATALVSRLLPASTPKDRIAGLLRAQRLLHSLGITAWQDAMLGSLNGQPDPSDAYVAAALDGSLTARVTGALWWDRARGAEQIPELVARREKLTTGRFRATSVKIMQDGVAENFTAAMTTPYLDGCGCATGNSGLSFVDPEALRGYVTELDALDFQVHFHALGDRAVREALNAIEAAVTANGRRGNRHHLAHLQVVHPDDLARFAQLGAIANIQPLWAAHEPQMDELTIPFLGPERAAWQYPFGDLLRAGATLAAGSDWPVSSPDPIAGIHVAVNRREPESTDPRVFYPEQRLDLVTALTAYTAGTAHVNGLDNTGSLQAGNLADLVVLDRDILTAPPEEIAEAKVEQTYVGGRLVHSV; the protein is encoded by the coding sequence ATGGCCAAGGCCGATCTGGTCTTCACCCGGGGTCCCGTCTTCACCGCGGACCCCGCCCGTACCCGGGCGTCCTCCCTCGCCGTCGTCGGCGACAGGATCGTGGCCGTGGGCCACGACGAGGTGCGCGAGCTCATCGGCCCGAGCACCGAGGTCGTGGACCTGACGGGGAAGCTGCTGGTCCCCGGCTTCCAGGACGCCCACGTGCACGCGGTGTTCGCCGGCGTGGAACTGGCCGAGTGCGATCTGACCGAGACGGTCGGTGTCGACGACTACGTGAACCTGATCCGCGCCTACGCCGAGGCACACCCGGACCGCGCCTGGATCACCGGCGGCGGCTGGTCGATGGAGAGCTTCGAGGGCGGGCTGCCGACCCGGCAGCTGCTGGACGCCGTCGTCCCGGACCGGCCGGTCCTGCTGTCGAACCGCGACCACCACGGCGCCTGGGCGAACACCCGGGCGCTGGAGCTGGCGGGCATCACGGCCGACACCCCCGACCCGGCCGACGGCCGCATCGAGCGCGAGGCGGACGGCACCCCCAGCGGCATGCTCCAGGAGGGCGCCACGGCGCTGGTCTCCCGGCTGCTCCCGGCCAGCACGCCGAAGGACCGCATCGCCGGTCTGCTGCGGGCGCAGCGGCTGCTGCACTCGCTGGGCATCACCGCCTGGCAGGACGCCATGCTGGGCTCGCTCAACGGCCAGCCGGACCCCTCGGACGCCTACGTGGCGGCCGCGCTCGACGGTTCGCTCACCGCCCGGGTGACCGGCGCGCTGTGGTGGGACCGGGCGCGGGGTGCCGAGCAGATCCCCGAGCTGGTCGCCCGCCGCGAGAAGCTGACCACCGGCCGGTTCCGCGCGACCTCGGTGAAGATCATGCAGGACGGCGTGGCGGAGAACTTCACCGCCGCGATGACCACGCCCTACCTCGACGGCTGTGGCTGCGCCACCGGCAACTCCGGCCTGAGCTTCGTCGACCCCGAGGCGCTGCGCGGCTACGTGACCGAGCTGGACGCCCTGGACTTCCAGGTCCACTTCCACGCCCTGGGCGACCGGGCGGTACGGGAGGCCCTGAACGCGATCGAGGCCGCCGTGACGGCCAACGGGCGCCGCGGCAACCGCCACCACCTCGCCCACCTCCAGGTGGTCCACCCCGACGACCTGGCGCGCTTCGCGCAGCTGGGCGCCATCGCCAACATCCAGCCGCTGTGGGCGGCGCACGAGCCGCAGATGGACGAGCTGACGATCCCGTTCCTCGGCCCGGAGCGCGCCGCCTGGCAGTACCCGTTCGGAGACCTGCTGCGGGCCGGTGCCACGCTCGCCGCCGGCAGCGACTGGCCGGTCAGCAGCCCCGACCCGATCGCGGGCATCCACGTGGCCGTGAACCGCCGCGAGCCCGAGTCCACCGACCCGAGGGTCTTCTACCCCGAGCAGCGACTCGACCTGGTGACCGCGCTCACCGCCTACACGGCCGGCACCGCCCATGTGAACGGTCTCGACAACACGGGCAGCCTGCAGGCCGGCAACCTCGCCGACCTGGTCGTCCTGGACCGCGACATCCTCACGGCGCCGCCGGAGGAGATCGCGGAGGCCAAGGTCGAGCAGACCTATGTCGGCGGCCGGCTCGTGCACTCCGTCTGA
- a CDS encoding LacI family DNA-binding transcriptional regulator yields MTDVPQPGGQPSPPLPRVRLIDVAREAGLSKTTVSAALNGTGRLSPEVREKARDTARRMGYRPNATARHLRAGRARLIGYVIGEFADAPWSFLESPYFARLTAATSATALRRGYAVVLLPAGSLQSEWADLSLDAVIVADPVADDVVVEDLIAARIPVFSDRSVEGRPGAYWIDVDAGAAVCETLDHLRDQGARRPVLVVPDSTTRFHTEVVAAHRAWCAAHGLPERVVRVGAAGNGHVVRAVETALEGAGKDRPDALLVVAEASPPLVLEAARRHGYEVPGDLLVVCVSEDVTAEHTTPSVTTLSLRPEAVAEAGIEHLVAVLEHGLREVPGEIVPTRLHVRESSVGTGQTECTSRPPT; encoded by the coding sequence ATGACTGATGTCCCACAGCCCGGAGGGCAGCCCTCGCCGCCCCTACCGCGCGTCCGCCTGATCGACGTGGCCCGCGAGGCGGGGCTGTCCAAGACGACTGTCTCGGCGGCGCTCAACGGCACCGGAAGGCTCTCCCCCGAAGTCCGGGAGAAGGCCCGCGACACCGCGCGCAGAATGGGCTACCGGCCCAACGCCACCGCGCGGCACCTGCGCGCGGGACGGGCCCGGTTGATCGGATACGTGATCGGGGAGTTCGCGGACGCCCCGTGGAGCTTCCTGGAGTCCCCGTACTTCGCCCGGCTGACCGCGGCGACCTCGGCGACCGCGCTGCGACGCGGCTACGCCGTGGTGCTGCTGCCCGCCGGCTCCCTGCAGAGCGAATGGGCCGACCTGTCACTCGACGCGGTGATCGTCGCCGATCCCGTCGCCGACGACGTGGTCGTGGAGGACCTGATCGCCGCCCGCATCCCGGTGTTCAGCGACCGTTCGGTCGAAGGACGGCCGGGTGCGTACTGGATCGACGTCGACGCGGGTGCCGCCGTGTGCGAGACCCTGGACCACCTCCGCGACCAGGGTGCCCGGCGGCCGGTGCTCGTCGTGCCCGACAGCACCACCCGCTTCCACACCGAGGTCGTCGCCGCCCACCGCGCGTGGTGCGCCGCGCACGGCCTGCCGGAGCGGGTCGTGCGCGTCGGCGCGGCGGGCAACGGTCACGTCGTACGGGCCGTGGAGACCGCCCTCGAGGGGGCCGGGAAGGACCGCCCCGACGCCCTCCTGGTCGTGGCCGAGGCGAGCCCGCCCCTCGTGCTGGAGGCGGCGCGCCGCCACGGTTACGAGGTTCCCGGCGACCTCCTCGTCGTCTGTGTGAGCGAGGACGTCACCGCCGAGCACACCACGCCGTCCGTGACCACCCTGAGCCTGCGGCCCGAGGCGGTCGCGGAGGCGGGCATCGAGCACCTGGTGGCGGTCCTGGAGCACGGTCTCCGCGAGGTGCCCGGGGAGATCGTCCCGACCCGCCTCCACGTACGGGAGTCGTCGGTCGGGACCGGTCAGACGGAGTGCACGAGCCGGCCGCCGACATAG